The DNA region GCTTCTCAACCACCGGCTACATGCTGGCGAGCCTCCGGCTTGCGACTGAGCCGCTTCACGTCACTCTGGTCTCACATCCCTTCTGCATCCGTCCCGAATCTCCCACTTGGGGTCAGGATGTCTGAGACTAGGCCTTCGGATCGAACGCTTCCCTCAATCCATCACCGACCTGTTGCAGCAGGGCCAGGGTCAGGACTAGCATGCCGCCCGGAAACACGAGGAGCCACCACGATATGCGAATCGGATTCAACTGCCCGGCCCCCTCCGCAATGAGTGTTCCCAAGCTGGCGTGCGGCGGCTGAATCCCGAGTCCGAGGTAACTCAGAAACGATTCATAAAGAATGATGCCAGGCACGGTGAGCATGAGATAAGCCAGCACCACTCCACTGAGCTGCGGCAGAACATGACGGCGCAACACATGCCAGCGCCCCCCGCCTAGCGCCCGGCTGGCTTCCACAAACGCGCGTTCCCGAATCGAGAGCACCTGGCCTCGAACCACACGCGCCATGGTCAGCCAGGAAACCGCTCCCAACCCGCCCAACAAAAAGAGCAGGCGGATCCACCCGCCCGCTTCCACGGCATGGGATCCTCCCCAGGACGCTTTCGCCGCATCCTCCAACACCGCCACCAACACAATGACCAGCAGGATCGAAGGCAAGGCATACAGCGCATCCACCAGACGCATGAGGATCGCGTCCAGTTTTCCGCCCCAGTAACCCGCGATCGCACCCACCGAAACACCGATCACCAGACTGACCATCGCCCCCACCAACCCCACCGCCACGGAAATCCTCGCCCCCGACAACACCCTGCTGAGCAGGTCCCGCCCATGCAGATCCGTCCCGAACCAGTGCTGGGCGCCGGGCGGCGACAGGTTGGCGTCGGTCAAACGCAACGCCTTGTCACCCAGCCAAGCCGGCCCGGCCCCAACCCAAACCGCCAGCGCCAAGAGCAAGACCGCCGAGTACTTCGCCGGTGCCCGCGACCAAAAATGACTCCATGCCCGCGACCATGGCCCCTGCCCGGTGCGTGTCCCTCCGCCGCCTGCGCGGATCCCTTGCGTCTTCGCCGATTCACCCATGGCGCACTTTGGGATCCAACACCGTGTAAGCCACATCCACCACGAGATTGAGCATCAACAAGAGAACGGCGTAAACGAGCACCAAACCCACCACCATCGTGTAATCCCGGTTCAGCGCGCTGTTCACCATGAACACTCCAATCCCCGGAATCTGAAACACATTCTCCACGACAAAAGAACCCGTGAGCAAGTCCGCCAGCAGCGGACCCGCATAAGAAACCACCGGAGTGGCTCCGATAGGCAACGCGTGACGCCAAATCAAACTCCCCTCGCCAACGCCCCGCGCCCGAGCAGCAGTCACAAAACTCGACCCGAACGCGTCCATCATGCCTTCACGCATCAAACGCGCGACGCGGCCGGCGAAGAAAATCCCCAGCGTGGCCACCGGCAAGACCGCGTGCCAGGGCGAATTCCACAGGCCCACCGGGAACCATCCCAGACCGACCGCGAAAACCAGAACCAGCAGGGGTCCCAACAGAAGCGCCGGAATGGAAATGCAAAGCAAAATGGCGCTTTCCGCGAGCCATCCCGAGGCGCGCCCGCGTCCTACCGCGGCCGCCACCCCCAAAGGAATCCCCAAAGCCAGCGCAAACAGGAACGCCATGACTCCCAGCATCATCGAAACCGGCAAGGCCTGGCTCAACACGTCGTTCACCGTATGATGCCGATATTTCAAGGACGGTCCCAAATCTCCCTTCACCAGCTGCGCCAAAAACCGGCCGTATTGTTTCCAAACGGGTTCATCCAAATGATAGCGCGCGCGCAACGCGTCGCGGGCTTCCTCGGATACCGCCGCGCGCGCAGTGTCGAAGGGTCCGCCCGGGGCCGCGCGAATCATGCCAAACACCACGAAGCTGATCCCCAAGAGGACCGGAATCATGGCCGCCAGCCGTTTCCAGACCTGCTGAAAGCTCACCGCCTCGCCCCCCTTCTCGCCACCGCTCTCAACGGATGTTCAGCCCTCAAGTTTGGATGAATCCCCTCAATCCGCCGAGGGTCGTGAATCTGCATGCCGGCATAGAAGTAGAGCGGTACGACGGGCATCTCTTGTTCCACGAGCAGCGTCTCGGCCTGCCGCAACAACTCGGCGCGCGCCGGGCCCGCGGGCTCGGCTCCGGCCCGCTTTAACAGCGTGTCATACTTCTCGTGCTTCCAACCCGTGCGATTGTTCAGGTTACCGCCGGCGAACAGATCGAGAAACGTGGTGGGATCATTGTAATCACCGATCCAACTGCTCCGGCTGATGTCGTAGTCCAACTGGCTCTGCGTATTCAGATAAACCTGCCATTCCTGGGGACGCAATTCAGCCCGCAACCCCAGCTCCTTCTCCCACATGGCCTGGATTTGCACCGCGATGTTCTCCTGCGATTTGCGGCTGTCGAAATGATAGTGGAACTTCGGAAAGCCCGCCCCTCCCGGAAAACCCGCCTCCGCCAGCAAGGCTCGCGCCCGATCCGGATCCACCGAAAGCCCCGGAGGCGAAACATAACCCGGCAAACCGGGCGGCACGAGATGGCCCGCCGGACGTTCCCCTCCGCGCGTGATCTGCTCCACAATCCTTCGTTTGTCGATCGCCAGCGCCAGCGCACGGCGCACCCGAGGATCATGAAACGGTTTGCGCGTGGTGTTGAACCGCAGGAAATAGGTCGCCAGATAATCGAAAGAATGAAAATCCGGCCGCTTCCGCAAGGTCTCCACCAGATCCGATGGAATCAAATCCTTGTCCCAAATCACGTCCGCCTGGCCGCTCAAGTAGAGGTTCAACGCCGTGGTCGGATGCGTGACGGGAAGCAAGTCGATCAAGGTCGATTTCACTCCCGCCGCGTCCCAGTAATGCGGATTCTTCCGCAGACGCACACGGTCGTTGAGCCGCCACTCCACCAGGGTATAAGCGCCGCTGGCAGGGGGTTGACCCTGCGTCAACCAAGCAGACCGATGCCGCTCAATGGACTGCTGGGGGACGACGGCCATGGGAGCGTAGGCGCACAGTTCGACGAAATAAGGCGCCGGGTTTTCCAGCTCCACCTCCAGATTCAGCTCATCCGACGCTTTCATCCCCACCTCGGCGCGGGATTTCACCGTGCCCGTTTGATAAGCTTCGGCGTTTCGAATAAGGTAGAAAGGACTCGAGTATTGGCTCCCCTCGACGGGATCGATCATCCGGAACCAGGAGTATAACACATCCTTCGTTCGGATGGGTTCGCCATTGGACCAACGGGCCTCGGATCGCAGCCGGAATCGATAGCGTCGTCCATTCTCGGAGAGGGTCCAACTCTCAGCCAACCCGGGTTCGGCCATTCCGTTGGTCGGGTTGTAGCGCGTGAGTCCTTCGAACAGGGCCTGCACGATCCGGCCCTCCGCCTCCCCGCTCATGACGGCGGGATCCAGCGATTCAGGCTCCTTGCCGTTGATGATGACCAAATCCGGGGCGGGACCTCGCCCGCCGCAGCCTGGGGTCAATCCGAGAAGGAACAGGAGCGGCAGAACCCAAATCCCACCTAATCGCCTGGGCTCTTCCAAACCGCATAAGGAAAGCGGGCGGCCGCGATTTGCGGCGAAATCCCGCCCTTCACCACTCCATGCCGCGCGGCCCCTCGGATTCGACGCGGGCGCGCGATTTCGCATGGGAGAAGTTTACTTGTTCGGCGCCGGAGCGGTCGCTGGGGGCGGAACTGGGGTTGGCGCAGTGGCCGGGGCCACCGCCGCAGCGGGCGTGGTCAAAGCGGGCGCGGCAGGTGCCGGGGTGGTCGCGCTGGGCAGCGTCAACGCGTTGGTTCCAGCAGTGGCGGTCGCGGGAGCCGCCGCGGAGGGGACCACAGCGGTGGTCTTCGACTTCTGCTCCAGCTTCTCCAACACGTTCCTCGATCCCGAGCTCGACTGCCGGGAATGCAGCACCGACAAGATCAAGCACAGGCCGAGGAAGGTCGCCGCCGTGTACTTGGTGATATGCGTGAGCGCCGTGCCCGAACCCGCGCCAAACAAGGCATCGGTCGTGCCCCCGCCGAACGCAGCGCCCATGCCGGCCTCCTTCTTTGGCAACTGAATCAAGACCAAGAGACCCAACAACAAGCTGGCAAGCACCAGCAATACCGTAAGAAAACCAATCAGAATGCTCATAAAATCAACTATATAGAGTTCTTCACAATATCCGAGAAACTGCGCGCTTCCAGCGAAGCGCCACCCACCAGCGCGCCATCCACGTCCGGAAGGCTCATCAACTCGCGGGCGTTGGCAGGCTTGACACTCCCGCCATACTGAATGCGCACCCTCCGGGCCACCGCTTCATCAAACAGAGAAGCCAGCAGCTTGCGGATCAACGCATGCACTTCTTGGGCTTGGGCGGACGTCGCAGTCCTGCCCGTGCCGATCGCCCAAACCGGTTCATAGGCCAAGACTGTCTCTTCCATTTGCGCTTTGGTCAAGCCGGCGAGGCTGCCGCGCACCTGGGACTCCACCACGGCCGCCGTTTGATTGGCCTCGCGTTCCTGGAGCGTCTCCCCCACGCAAACGATCGGCTTCAAGGTCGCCGCGTGCGCCGCAGCCGCCTTCCTGGCAATCAAAGCGTCCGATTCCTTTTGATACTGACGGCGCTCGGAATGTCCCAAAATCACGTAACGCACGTAGAATTCCTTCAGCATCTCGGCTGAAATCTCACCCGTATAAGCCCCGTTGGCATGCTCGCTCATGTTCTGAGCACCCAACCGAAGATTGGAATCCTTCAACACTTCAGAAACTCGCGCCAAGGCCGTGAAGGGCGGACACACAGCCACTTCCACCTCCTTGACAAGGCCGAGATCCCGATCAAGCGCTTGCGCCAGATCGAGCGCCTCCGCCGCCGTCTTGTTCATCTTCCAATTGCCCGCGATGAGTAATTTGCGTTCCTTGTCCATGTTGCTTCCTCCCTGATCCTGCTGTCTCGCTCGATCTTAGGGGCGATCATCCAACGCCGCCACCCCGGGCAAAACCTGGCCTTCCAGGAATTCCAAGCTCGCACCCCCCCCGGTGCTCATAAAGGTGACTCGAGATCCCAGCCCGGCTTGGTTCAAAGCTTTAACACTGTCCCCGCCGCCAATCAGGGACTTGGCGCCGTTCTTTTCCGTGGCTTCCACCACCGCTTGCGCAATGGCGTTGGTTCCAGCCGCGAAGCGCGGGTCCTCAAACATCCCCATCGGACCATTCCATAAAATCGTTTTCGCCGATCGGACCGCATCCGCAAAAACCTTCACCGTTTCCGGCCCGATATCGAGTCCTTCCTCGTGATCCGGAATCTGCGTGCCGGCATTGATCCTCGGATCCTTGAACTCCACGATCGGCTTGCTCTTCTTGTTCAACTTGTCGGTGACCACAGGGGTGGCGACCACGTTGTCCATCGGCAGTAGAAAACGGATCTTGCGCTGCTTGGCTTTCTCCAAGGCGTTCAAAGCAACCTGTGTCTTGTCCGCTTCCAGCAAGGATTTCCCCACCTTGTGGCCCAGAGCGTATCGAAACGTGTAGGCCATGCCGCCGCCAATGATGATCGTGTCGGCCTTTTCGAGCAACCGATCGATGACCCCGATCTTGTCGGAAACTTTGGCGCCCCCTAAAATGACCACGAAGGGCCTGGCCGGCGCCTCCAACTCGTCCCCGAGAAACTTGAGCTCCCGTTCCATGAGAAACCCGCCGGCACAAGCTCCTCCACGGGCCTTCACCAACTTGGCCACGCCTTCCGTCGAAGCATGCGCGCGATGGGCCGCGCCAAATGCGTCGTTCACATAAAGGTCGGCCAGAGAAGCCAGCTTCGCCGCGAAGGCCGGGTCGTTGGCTTCCTCCTCGTTGTGATACCGGACGTTCTCCAAAAGCAGAACTTCGCCGGGCTGCATGGCCCTCACTTGATTCTCAACCCCCTCACCAATGCAATCGTCGGCAAATCGAACCGGCTGGCCCAGCATCTCGGACAGTTTTTCCGCCACCGGCCGCAGCGAAGCACTAGGGTCTCGCTGTCCTTTGGGCCGTCCCAAGTGAGCCATCAAAATGATCTTGCCCCCCTGGCTGATCAACCACTTGAGGGTCTCGAGCGTTTCCTGAATCCGAGTCGCGTCCGTGATCACCATCCGCCCGCCGTCTTCCTTGAGCGGCACGTTGTAGTCCACGCGCATCAGGACGCGTTTTCCGCTCACGTTCAGCTCGCGAATGGAGGTTTTAGCCATCATAGAATCCGGACAAACAAGGGCGGGAGCATACCCAAGGCCAAAATCGAGTCAAAAGGAATTACCCGGCCCCATTTCGCTTCGGTGCATCCTGAAGTGGTTGGTAGGGCGGGCCTGTCCCAGCCCGCCGCCCACGGGATGCAAAACATCATGCTCCGGCGGCGCGCCGGGACGGACGCGCCCTACCTGCATCACCGACAACCTCTGGATGCGCCGTTTTCGCTTCTGATGTGGAGGCTCACCCCCCGGCAAACCGGCGCTTGCCTGCGAATGCCACTGCCCACAGCCTCGGCTCATGCGAACCCGCCGCTGCGCTTCACCCTGCGTTCTTCTCTTTTTGGCCTGGCTGACCATCGGGGCGCTCAGATCGCTTCCGCTGGAGGCCGCCTCTCCTGCTTTTCAGCCGCCCGGAGCCTATGCGCCGCCCCGCTTCGCGCAAACCGACCGAATCCACCGTGTGCTCGTTCTTTCCAACGAGATCCAGCGCATTTACGCCGACCACGCGCAAGCTCAACATTTTCCCGGAGCCGCCTGGGGGGTGGTGCTCG from Verrucomicrobiota bacterium includes:
- the secG gene encoding preprotein translocase subunit SecG — translated: MSILIGFLTVLLVLASLLLGLLVLIQLPKKEAGMGAAFGGGTTDALFGAGSGTALTHITKYTAATFLGLCLILSVLHSRQSSSGSRNVLEKLEQKSKTTAVVPSAAAPATATAGTNALTLPSATTPAPAAPALTTPAAAVAPATAPTPVPPPATAPAPNK
- a CDS encoding peptide ABC transporter substrate-binding protein, which produces MRNRAPASNPRGRAAWSGEGRDFAANRGRPLSLCGLEEPRRLGGIWVLPLLFLLGLTPGCGGRGPAPDLVIINGKEPESLDPAVMSGEAEGRIVQALFEGLTRYNPTNGMAEPGLAESWTLSENGRRYRFRLRSEARWSNGEPIRTKDVLYSWFRMIDPVEGSQYSSPFYLIRNAEAYQTGTVKSRAEVGMKASDELNLEVELENPAPYFVELCAYAPMAVVPQQSIERHRSAWLTQGQPPASGAYTLVEWRLNDRVRLRKNPHYWDAAGVKSTLIDLLPVTHPTTALNLYLSGQADVIWDKDLIPSDLVETLRKRPDFHSFDYLATYFLRFNTTRKPFHDPRVRRALALAIDKRRIVEQITRGGERPAGHLVPPGLPGYVSPPGLSVDPDRARALLAEAGFPGGAGFPKFHYHFDSRKSQENIAVQIQAMWEKELGLRAELRPQEWQVYLNTQSQLDYDISRSSWIGDYNDPTTFLDLFAGGNLNNRTGWKHEKYDTLLKRAGAEPAGPARAELLRQAETLLVEQEMPVVPLYFYAGMQIHDPRRIEGIHPNLRAEHPLRAVARRGARR
- a CDS encoding triose-phosphate isomerase, translating into MDKERKLLIAGNWKMNKTAAEALDLAQALDRDLGLVKEVEVAVCPPFTALARVSEVLKDSNLRLGAQNMSEHANGAYTGEISAEMLKEFYVRYVILGHSERRQYQKESDALIARKAAAAHAATLKPIVCVGETLQEREANQTAAVVESQVRGSLAGLTKAQMEETVLAYEPVWAIGTGRTATSAQAQEVHALIRKLLASLFDEAVARRVRIQYGGSVKPANARELMSLPDVDGALVGGASLEARSFSDIVKNSI
- a CDS encoding ABC transporter permease, with the protein product MIPVLLGISFVVFGMIRAAPGGPFDTARAAVSEEARDALRARYHLDEPVWKQYGRFLAQLVKGDLGPSLKYRHHTVNDVLSQALPVSMMLGVMAFLFALALGIPLGVAAAVGRGRASGWLAESAILLCISIPALLLGPLLVLVFAVGLGWFPVGLWNSPWHAVLPVATLGIFFAGRVARLMREGMMDAFGSSFVTAARARGVGEGSLIWRHALPIGATPVVSYAGPLLADLLTGSFVVENVFQIPGIGVFMVNSALNRDYTMVVGLVLVYAVLLLMLNLVVDVAYTVLDPKVRHG
- a CDS encoding ABC transporter permease — protein: MWLTRCWIPKCAMGESAKTQGIRAGGGGTRTGQGPWSRAWSHFWSRAPAKYSAVLLLALAVWVGAGPAWLGDKALRLTDANLSPPGAQHWFGTDLHGRDLLSRVLSGARISVAVGLVGAMVSLVIGVSVGAIAGYWGGKLDAILMRLVDALYALPSILLVIVLVAVLEDAAKASWGGSHAVEAGGWIRLLFLLGGLGAVSWLTMARVVRGQVLSIRERAFVEASRALGGGRWHVLRRHVLPQLSGVVLAYLMLTVPGIILYESFLSYLGLGIQPPHASLGTLIAEGAGQLNPIRISWWLLVFPGGMLVLTLALLQQVGDGLREAFDPKA
- a CDS encoding phosphoglycerate kinase; translated protein: MAKTSIRELNVSGKRVLMRVDYNVPLKEDGGRMVITDATRIQETLETLKWLISQGGKIILMAHLGRPKGQRDPSASLRPVAEKLSEMLGQPVRFADDCIGEGVENQVRAMQPGEVLLLENVRYHNEEEANDPAFAAKLASLADLYVNDAFGAAHRAHASTEGVAKLVKARGGACAGGFLMERELKFLGDELEAPARPFVVILGGAKVSDKIGVIDRLLEKADTIIIGGGMAYTFRYALGHKVGKSLLEADKTQVALNALEKAKQRKIRFLLPMDNVVATPVVTDKLNKKSKPIVEFKDPRINAGTQIPDHEEGLDIGPETVKVFADAVRSAKTILWNGPMGMFEDPRFAAGTNAIAQAVVEATEKNGAKSLIGGGDSVKALNQAGLGSRVTFMSTGGGASLEFLEGQVLPGVAALDDRP